One region of Saprospiraceae bacterium genomic DNA includes:
- a CDS encoding uroporphyrinogen-III synthase has product FFYFTHPRWVVYNTPPPDLPPRWRQVKWAALGTATAKALTEHVEQVDFVGTGEPGSTAEAFRKVNGRGAGLRILFPAARHSRQSVMALLADDFRCTHFPIYDNRPVEAPLRSTADALVFTSPMNAEAYFSTNKWGKNQRVIAIGATTAEALRTLGAEQVEVAAAPTEKALADAVLRLRG; this is encoded by the coding sequence TTTTTTTATTTCACTCACCCCCGGTGGGTGGTTTATAACACCCCCCCCCCCGACTTGCCGCCCCGGTGGAGGCAAGTGAAATGGGCCGCCCTCGGCACCGCCACGGCAAAAGCGCTGACGGAACACGTCGAGCAAGTGGATTTTGTCGGCACGGGCGAGCCGGGGAGCACGGCGGAGGCGTTTCGGAAAGTCAACGGGCGGGGCGCGGGGTTGCGCATCCTCTTCCCCGCCGCCCGCCACTCTCGCCAGAGCGTGATGGCGCTTTTGGCCGACGATTTCAGGTGCACCCATTTTCCGATTTACGACAACCGCCCCGTCGAGGCCCCGCTGCGCTCGACAGCCGACGCGCTCGTTTTCACCAGCCCGATGAACGCGGAGGCGTATTTTTCGACAAATAAATGGGGGAAAAACCAGCGCGTCATAGCCATCGGCGCAACGACTGCCGAAGCCCTGCGCACGTTGGGAGCGGAGCAGGTCGAAGTCGCCGCCGCGCCAACCGAAAAGGCATTGGCAGATGCCGTGCTGCGTTTGCGGGGGTAA
- the rpsT gene encoding 30S ribosomal protein S20: protein MAHHKSALKRIRQTEKRRLQNRYYKKAARTAIKNLRDLKDKAEAQTFLPKVISMIDKLAKRGNIHRNKASNLKSGLTKHVNALA from the coding sequence ATGGCACATCACAAGTCCGCCCTGAAGCGCATCCGCCAAACCGAGAAGCGCCGTTTGCAAAACCGCTACTACAAAAAGGCGGCTCGCACGGCGATTAAAAATCTGCGCGACCTGAAAGACAAGGCCGAAGCTCAGACGTTTTTGCCCAAGGTCATCAGCATGATTGACAAATTGGCCAAGCGCGGCAACATTCACCGCAATAAGGCTTCCAACCTCAAAAGCGGTCTCACGAAGCACGTCAACGCGC
- a CDS encoding tetratricopeptide repeat protein — MAKRPVPGKAQPRPQPKPQAKAKTAPVSTVGESSGWLRFALVAIVITALCYLPSISNELVNWDDDPNITENPNLQRINEDGLAKAIPDIFSIEKGAVIGNYNPLPILTFAVEKKIAGGFGEKHTRLIHINNLLLHLLTVFFVISLLARMGIGNWGAFVGGLLFGIHPMRVESVAWATERKDVLFAVFFFAALVYYVKWLKQAERGENRSGTYIIMLFLAALSCFSKVQAVTLPLSMLVLDYWFRRPINFKLIWEKTPFWALSLVFGLINLYTLRQQGSTTDDVTDFNLLQRLAIGAYSFVIYLYKLVVPYPMSPLYPYPKPLPIEVYLLPVVFLAFWYFVWQMWKRGNTPSEEARSNDYRIWVFGALFMFFNVMFLLQVLGAGQGFKADRFTYVPYFGFFAVAAWYFDKFYKSEKTRGLTTALAAVFFLVSAVWTVRQIGVWKNGETLWTHVIKYEGKTNSLPYWNRGQYYRSQGDFDRALKDYTQAVAINPQNSELYNSRGKTYFDMALSGKFNNQQRELVLKAIKDYTDALAIPTIKLKSKAEVLINRGAANGFLQNFEQSINDITEGLAINPDNANGYFNRSIAYYTMGQHDKALADYDAYLKYNPYSAEVWYESGMILRSKGQNQAAIERLTRAIQLKPGLAIAYLERARAHAQAGNRAAAQQDYQRAQQMGAAKTEYDTRLEGGQ; from the coding sequence ATGGCGAAAAGACCCGTACCCGGCAAAGCGCAGCCCCGCCCACAACCCAAACCACAAGCAAAGGCGAAAACCGCCCCTGTCAGCACCGTCGGCGAATCCTCCGGCTGGCTCCGGTTCGCGCTGGTAGCAATAGTCATCACAGCCCTGTGCTACCTGCCCTCCATTTCCAATGAGCTCGTGAACTGGGACGACGACCCGAACATCACCGAGAACCCCAACCTCCAACGCATCAACGAGGACGGGCTTGCAAAAGCAATTCCCGATATTTTCAGCATCGAAAAGGGAGCGGTCATTGGCAACTACAACCCGCTGCCCATCCTGACTTTTGCCGTTGAGAAAAAAATCGCGGGCGGTTTTGGGGAAAAACACACCCGGCTCATCCACATCAACAACCTGCTGTTGCACCTGCTCACGGTCTTTTTCGTCATTAGTCTGCTGGCGCGGATGGGCATCGGCAATTGGGGCGCTTTTGTCGGTGGGCTGTTGTTCGGCATACACCCCATGCGAGTGGAGTCGGTGGCTTGGGCCACGGAGCGCAAGGACGTGCTGTTTGCCGTGTTCTTTTTTGCCGCGCTGGTCTATTATGTGAAATGGCTCAAGCAGGCGGAGCGCGGTGAAAACCGCAGCGGCACCTATATTATCATGCTATTCTTGGCGGCGCTGTCCTGTTTTTCAAAAGTGCAAGCCGTCACGCTGCCGCTCTCGATGCTGGTGCTCGACTATTGGTTTCGGCGCCCCATCAATTTCAAGCTGATTTGGGAAAAAACGCCGTTCTGGGCGCTCTCGCTCGTGTTTGGCCTCATCAACCTCTACACGCTTCGGCAACAAGGCTCCACGACCGACGATGTCACCGACTTCAACTTGCTACAGCGCCTTGCCATCGGCGCATATTCGTTCGTCATTTACCTCTACAAGTTGGTCGTCCCCTACCCCATGTCGCCCCTTTACCCGTACCCAAAGCCGCTGCCTATTGAGGTGTATCTGTTGCCTGTGGTGTTTTTGGCTTTCTGGTATTTTGTCTGGCAAATGTGGAAACGCGGCAACACGCCGAGCGAGGAGGCCCGCTCCAACGACTATCGCATCTGGGTATTCGGCGCATTGTTCATGTTTTTCAACGTGATGTTCCTTTTGCAGGTGCTGGGCGCGGGTCAGGGCTTCAAGGCTGACCGCTTCACCTATGTGCCTTATTTTGGGTTCTTCGCCGTCGCGGCGTGGTATTTTGACAAATTTTACAAATCGGAAAAAACAAGAGGGCTGACCACGGCGCTTGCCGCGGTGTTTTTCCTCGTATCGGCGGTATGGACGGTGCGGCAAATCGGCGTGTGGAAAAACGGCGAGACCCTCTGGACGCACGTCATCAAATACGAGGGCAAAACCAATTCGTTGCCTTATTGGAATCGCGGGCAATACTACCGTTCGCAAGGCGACTTCGACCGTGCCTTGAAGGACTACACGCAAGCGGTGGCCATCAATCCTCAAAATTCGGAGCTCTACAACAGCCGAGGCAAAACCTACTTCGACATGGCCTTGTCGGGCAAATTCAACAACCAACAACGCGAACTGGTGCTAAAGGCCATCAAGGACTACACCGATGCCTTAGCCATCCCGACCATCAAACTCAAAAGCAAAGCCGAGGTGCTCATCAATCGCGGTGCCGCCAATGGCTTTTTGCAAAACTTCGAACAGTCCATCAATGACATCACCGAGGGCTTGGCCATCAACCCGGACAACGCCAACGGATATTTCAACCGCTCCATCGCTTACTACACCATGGGGCAACACGACAAGGCATTGGCCGACTATGACGCATACCTGAAATACAACCCATACAGCGCCGAGGTGTGGTATGAAAGCGGCATGATACTGCGCTCCAAAGGACAAAACCAAGCTGCCATAGAGCGCCTCACGCGGGCGATTCAACTCAAACCGGGCCTTGCTATCGCTTATCTCGAACGCGCCCGCGCCCACGCGCAAGCAGGCAATCGCGCAGCCGCGCAGCAAGATTATCAGCGTGCGCAGCAAATGGGCGCGGCTAAAACGGAGTATGATACGCGGTTGGAAGGGGGGCAGTGA